The proteins below come from a single Pseudarthrobacter sp. SSS035 genomic window:
- the gluQRS gene encoding tRNA glutamyl-Q(34) synthetase GluQRS yields MTPAGRFAPSPSGELHVGNLRTAMLAWLFARSSGRDFLLRVEDLDRARAGAEAEQLRDLEALGLTWDGAVVRQTDRGAVYAEAIGRLAAAGLTYECFCTRREIQEAPSAPHAPQGAYPGTCRDLDPAELEFKRSTRPAAIRLRADVAEYTVRDVLHGDFTGVVDDFVLRRNDGVTAYNLAVVVDDAAQGVDQVVRGDDLLPSTPRQAYLASLLNIPAPEYAHVPLVVNSDGARLAKRDGAVTLADLARADVSAADVRNLILQSLGLPAGTLEHALAAFRPADLPREPWVWTGP; encoded by the coding sequence ATGACCCCTGCTGGCCGCTTTGCCCCCAGCCCCTCCGGCGAACTGCATGTAGGAAACCTCCGCACCGCGATGCTCGCCTGGCTGTTCGCCCGGTCCTCCGGTCGCGACTTCCTGCTGCGCGTCGAGGACCTTGACCGGGCGCGGGCCGGCGCGGAGGCGGAGCAGCTCCGCGATCTGGAGGCCTTGGGCCTGACGTGGGACGGCGCCGTCGTGCGCCAGACGGACCGCGGCGCCGTCTATGCCGAAGCGATCGGCCGGCTGGCTGCTGCGGGCCTTACCTACGAATGCTTCTGCACGCGCCGCGAAATCCAGGAGGCGCCGTCCGCGCCGCACGCGCCGCAGGGCGCGTATCCGGGCACCTGCCGGGACCTCGATCCTGCCGAGCTGGAGTTCAAACGCTCGACCCGTCCGGCTGCCATTCGGCTCCGCGCCGACGTTGCGGAGTACACCGTGCGGGATGTGCTGCACGGTGATTTCACCGGCGTGGTGGACGATTTTGTCCTTCGCCGCAACGACGGCGTGACCGCCTACAACCTGGCCGTCGTGGTGGACGACGCCGCACAGGGCGTCGACCAGGTGGTGCGGGGCGATGACCTGCTGCCGTCCACGCCGAGGCAGGCATATCTTGCTTCACTGTTGAATATTCCTGCCCCGGAATATGCGCATGTGCCGCTGGTGGTGAATTCCGACGGCGCCCGGCTGGCCAAGCGCGACGGCGCCGTGACGCTGGCCGATCTCGCCCGTGCCGACGTTTCCGCCGCTGACGTGCGGAACCTCATCCTGCAGTCCCTGGGGCTGCCGGCCGGGACGCTGGAGCATGCACTCGCGGCGTTCCGCCCGGCGGACCTCCCGCGGGAACCGTGGGTCTGGACCGGCCCCTAA
- a CDS encoding phosphohydrolase produces MSAPEFTEAQIPQPRFTVETARVLAEVAHNRQKDKLKRPYRDHVIAVGDALADFDEDIRIAGYLHDIAEDTPITRQALLDMGVSERAADIIERVTNRLHDNPDDYQAGMHFIAEDHDAALVKIADNAHNSLPERVRALAAKWPDKPPVTKYRDARPVLYAAVDVEEVRKILARVNPWLLKELDDRLDDEDDTDYENLSYDDAPVGERKPPVAETVEAMNTADTRSDGTS; encoded by the coding sequence ATGTCGGCACCCGAATTCACTGAAGCACAAATCCCTCAACCGCGATTCACTGTCGAGACGGCGCGAGTCCTGGCCGAGGTGGCCCACAACCGGCAGAAGGACAAGCTCAAGAGGCCCTACCGTGACCACGTGATTGCGGTGGGTGATGCCCTGGCAGATTTCGACGAAGATATCCGGATTGCCGGTTACCTTCATGACATTGCCGAGGACACTCCCATCACGCGGCAGGCATTGCTGGACATGGGCGTTTCCGAGCGGGCAGCGGACATCATCGAACGGGTCACCAACCGGCTGCACGACAACCCCGATGACTATCAGGCCGGGATGCACTTCATTGCCGAGGACCACGACGCGGCACTCGTGAAGATCGCCGACAACGCCCACAATTCCCTGCCTGAACGCGTCAGGGCTCTGGCCGCGAAGTGGCCGGACAAGCCGCCGGTCACCAAGTACCGGGATGCCCGTCCGGTGCTTTATGCCGCCGTCGACGTTGAGGAAGTCCGCAAGATCCTTGCGCGGGTTAATCCCTGGCTGCTGAAGGAGTTGGACGACAGGCTCGACGACGAAGACGACACGGATTACGAGAACCTCTCCTACGACGACGCTCCGGTGGGCGAGCGGAAACCACCGGTGGCTGAAACTGTCGAGGCCATGAACACGGCGGACACTAGGTCGGACGGGACGTCTTAG